The following coding sequences are from one Nicotiana tabacum cultivar K326 chromosome 1, ASM71507v2, whole genome shotgun sequence window:
- the LOC107778392 gene encoding putative sugar phosphate/phosphate translocator At2g25520, whose amino-acid sequence MGKGAALSNGLVKKIILSYTYVAIWIFLSFTVIVYNKYILDRKLYGWPFPISLTMIHMTFCSSLAFLLVRVFKVVEPVSLSRNVYLTCILPIGALYSVSLWLSNSAYIYLSVSFIQMLKALMPVAVYTIGILFKKDTFKNSTMGNMMAISVGVAIAAYGEAKYDSWGVLLQLLAVLFEATRLVMIQILLTSKGISLNPITSLYYVAPSCLVFLSIPWIFVELPVLRESSSFQFDFAIFGTNSLCAFALNLAVFLLVGKTSALTMNVAGVVKDWLLIAFSWSVIKDTVTPVNLIGYGLAFLGVAYYNHQKLQALKAKEAQKKTQQADEEAGRLLTERESNGSADGKKGDSQA is encoded by the coding sequence ATGGGGAAAGGCGCCGCCTTGTCAAACGGATTAGTGAAAAAGATCATTCTTTCCTATACCTATGTAGCAATCTGGATCTTCCTTTCCTTCACTGTCATTGTCTACAACAAATACATTCTTGACCGCAAGCTCTACGGCTGGCCATTTCCCATTTCTCTAACAATGATCCACATGACCTTTTGCTCTTCCTTAGCTTTTCTTCTCGTTCGTGTCTTCAAAGTTGTTGAACCTGTTTCCTTATCTCGTAATGTTTATCTCACTTGCATACTTCCTATTGGTGCACTTTACTCTGTTTCCCTTTGGCTTTCAAACTCTGCTTATATTTACCTCTCTGTTTCCTTTATTCAAATGTTGAAAGCCCTTATGCCTGTTGCTGTTTATACTATCGGGATCTTGTTTAAAAAGGACACTTTCAAGAATTCTACTATGGGCAACATGATGGCTATTTCTGTTGGTGTTGCTATTGCTGCTTATGGTGAAGCaaagtatgattcttggggtgTTTTACTTCAGTTGCTTGCTGTTTTGTTTGAAGCTACTAGGCTTGTTATGATCCAGATCTTGTTGACTTCAAAGGGTATTAGTTTAAATCCCATTACTTCTTTGTACTATGTTGCTCCTAGCTGTTTGGTTTTCTTGTCAATTCCTTGGATCTTTGTGGAGCTTCCTGTTTTGAGAGAGAGCTCGAGTTTTCAGTTTGATTTTGCTATTTTTGGGACTAATTCACTGTGTGCGTTCGCTTTGAACTTGGCTGTGTTTCTTTTGGTTGGAAAGACTTCAGCTTTGActatgaatgttgctggggttGTTAAAGATTGGCTGCTCATTGCATTTTCTTGGTCGGTGATTAAGGACACTGTGACTCCAGTGAATTtgattgggtatggattggcatTCTTAGGAGTTGCATACTATAATCATCAGAAGTTACAGGCATTGAAGGCAAAAGAAGCACAGAAGAAAACTCAGCAAGCAGATGAGGAAGCAGGGAGATTGTTGACTGAGAGAGAATCTAATGGATCAGCTGATGGAAAGAAGGGTGATTCACAGGCCTAA